AACCTTTCTATTGGAAACTAGATGTTTATTTTTCTCATTGTTAGAAACCTCATTTTTGAGGCACGATCCATACCATGcagtgagaaaaaaaaaaggtgaaTGATGGTGAAGGAGCACCAAGGGAATATAAACTTTGAGCTTAACGTAAAAGTACTTAGATAAAAACCTACTAACAACTATACTTACTGTGAAAAGCATTTGCAATTTTTAATTGGTGAGTGTGTATAAATATTAACTCAACAATCCAAGAAAATAtcgatacaacaacaacaacaatcaagccttatTCCACTAGATGGGGTCAACTATATGGATCCTTCACGCTCtttcccctactatatcatcatctatacttaaataaattgtatcttattttattgtcttcctcttcttcatttgatgtgtgtatttgtcatagttttacatcacctAAGTAGAGCATTTATTGGGCGTCTAAGTACATATCCATACTATATTAAAcatgtctctcagagtttttcctcactagatgcaactccaactttctctctaatgctctcatttcttattatgTTCATCCTTATATGTCCACAGATataccttaacattctcatctctgcaactctcatcttttacttatgtgctcaagtcatagcccaacattcagcatCATATAATATAGCAGATCTAACCATTTTATAAAacttcattttaaattttagaagtactttacgatcacataaaacatccaacgctctcctccatttcaacaatcatatttatattctatATAAGATATCTCTTGTTCCCTCGGGACAAtctagtgactagcgcatgaggtgcTGCCAACTTGAGATTTGGGGTTCAAATCTTAGCATAGccaaggtaaatgtctccctcatgcgtcagtcactattccaaaagatagtagtcacccgtgattttcCTCCTCCGTGTCAACCCGGGGataggttggcgggggcgctaagGGCAAGCACAGTCGCCAACTATAtaagatatctctctcaatccctccattgtTTTGTAAAAATGATTCAAAAAAATACCGATAAGAAAAGAAATATAATCTAGTATAGGCTTATTATGACAACATAATAAGATGAACTAGTATGACATACCTTAGGCCCTTTCACTGACATGTAGTCACCAACTTCCATTTCACGGAAATGATGAGACATTCTTCCTTGAGGATACATCTGTATTACAGGCACAAAGTTCACAACATAATTAGGTTCAGAGCTTTGTATATGCTATATGCATCATAATTGTGCAAATGGACCATTTACACAAAGTTCCATTTTCCTATTTCTTTACCACTTGTAGCAAACCCATGATTTGAGAAACTCAATCAGGTCATCTTGTAAATATTTCCTTCCTACAAAGCATTTAACAATTTTGAATAACAATGTTTGAATCTTATGGAACTACCACTGTATAAGAACCAATATTCCTTTTGCAGTTTGGTTATTTATTATATCATAGAAGTCAATGATATTGTATACTATGTTCATATTGATTAATTACTAAAACTATTTAATGTTTTTTATTCCATTAAGGACCATATGTGCACCCGCATACGGCATGCTGCATGTGCTGTGAGGTTATCCAACTACATGCCACATGCATCTGTCTATGGTTTTCAAGAGATAGATGTACACCGAGCAAGAATTCATGCTTCACTGTATGCATATAGATTTTCTCTCATTTACATGGAACAAGTCTCTGTATTACCTTTATAACAAGTTCAAAGTATCCAATATCAGAGTCCAGAGTAGTTGGTGTATACGGTTTAATAACTTCTTCACCAAGATTGTCTTTTCCCCTGCCAATGCAAACAAAAATGCCATTAGATAGATATAAGAGCATTCACTACATGTGGACAAAGATTAACCAACCTGCAGCTGATATGCTGACCAATTGGAAGACCTAGCACAGAAGTGGGAGTAGGAAGAGCAAATCGGAATTTAGCAACATTGTGGCTAAGTTGTTTTTTCTGAACAAGTTTGAAATTCCTGAAATTCTCTGGATCCAAGGAACCTGTGAAAGCAAAGAATGAAACCTTAAAGAGCTTACTGGATTCAAAACATTTTTCATCAAAGAAATCCGAATTCACTCGCCAATCAAATTATATTCTTAAATCAATTAGCATAACTCAAGGAAAAAGATTGCACGTTCTGTAATAGAAGCTCAAGTAAAAGAGACTACAAATTCTAGAACCTATTATCCAGAAGTATTTACAGCAAAATCAATTGAAGAAAAAAGAGAAAGGGTATAACTCTGAATCACCATCTAATCATCCTCTAATTTCGAATCATCAGACCAACTTAACGAAAATCTACATGATGTGATCTGATATTTACAgacggaagaaaaaaaaaaataccaaaatcgtaatcTTTTAAGGACGAGAGAAGGAAAAATATCCAGTAGAACAAAATCGAGTAATCGCCTAATACAAAGAAGAAGGCAGCCAGATCCACAACACAAGCGACAGCGAAGTCAAATCGATCCAAACACATCGAGGCTCAGctctaaaaaaaaagataaatcagATACCCAAAGTCTCACCTTTCGATTTCCTGCCCAAGTAGAAGTAAGCGGCGCCTGCAGCGACGGCGACCACGGCGACGGCTATCCCGACAGCCTCGATGCCACAGGACCCAAACAAATCCATGGATTGCAGAAAAGGAGACTCCTTTGCGCTCCGAACCCCACGCTCTATCTCTCTCTTCTGCTCTCTCCCTAAACCTACCGATGCTTATATGAAGAACCTCCTCGCCAACAGCTCACCTACCCGCCTCTTATAGGAAACCAGCCCTTCTCCAACAACCCGGTTTTCAACGAAACTGGGGGGCTTTGCGTTGTCAAGATTTTTAATTTAGGGCTTATCGTTGTAATTGGTTCACAAATTAGTGCTTTTGAATCCGTGCCGGGATTGAATCGTATTTGACTGCAATTTCACTGATGGGTCGATCAAATTCAATCCAAAACTGAAGAGAATAGATAACAATGATCAATAAATAGGATCGAGATTCAAATTATTTAGACGGATCTCAATAAAAAAGATCGGAATGGAGGAAACTGGCCACTTTCTTTGTTTGCCAGTGAAGATTAATTATGGCACACGACTATTATCCAAATTCTACCATGGATTCCATCGCTGACGGCGATCGATCATACTCCCGTTTTGTTCAGGCATTTGATTTGACTTGCTTACAGGTGCCAAGAATTCACGCCGTTGACCGGATTCAATATGAGGAGCTGAAATTAATAGAAGCAACAAAGAATTTAATATTGCATAATATTTatagaataaaaataaatgaTGCATGTAAGGATACTcgtattttctttttttataaataaattatttttatataaaaaataagtaaaaaattaGAAGAGCCTAGAGTTGTcctcaaatataataataataataataataataataataataatatcatcaGTGTCTACAAATTTAATTTAttcaataatttttatatattataacaattataaattcacaattattataattttttaacagctacaattttacttttatatttattcaataaCAATTACGTTTTCTCAGTATGAATTTTTATAATTGTTACAATATAAACTTTCTTATTTAACAACATTCATATGAATAGCACACCAGTTATGAAATTATAATTGTTATATTATTATAACAACTATAATTCCTAACTATTATAACAAGGAGTTATTTATAAAATTGTTTGATGAAAATGAGTGACAAAGATAATAACGCATAAAGTGTATGTTAGAGCCATTTTGATTACAAATTAAAAAGGAGCGcccttttaattaaaaatataaaaaaaatcctaaaaaaatgAAACACCCTTTTTATTTTTGTCCTACAAAAAATATCTCTATCACAGCTTTCAAAAGCACTCCAACTATATTGAAAAACATCTAATAACCGAAAATGGAGAGTCATGACAATAACTACACCAAAAGGTATACCAATTCCTTGCCAAATCTTAAACAAATACAAGTGTAAAACTAAACAATAAAAAGGGATATTTGTAAAAGAAATAGACTAAACAAAGCAAGTAGACATTCAACTAAATACACAACACAAATCCAGATCCTTAAGGATAAGGATTGGTGACCCTCTAGCATTCGGCCAATGATCCGATTGCCAGCTAAAAGAATAAATATACACAAAGTAGAAATCAAAAGTGAACAAAATTGGAaggtaaagaaaagaaaaaacttaATACATGAGCATTAGAGTTGTGAGAATGTGCTCAATGGAATCTCTGATGAATTGGATAGATTTGTCTCCTCAGACTTCTCCAGCTCTCTAGCAAGTTGTACATCACTCGGCATGAGATACTCTGTCAAAGCCTTGGTTGTAAAGCGAGGAACCATCGATGCCACTAAAATTCCGAAAAGGCAAGCCCAAAATAGTCTCGTCCCCATGATATGAAATATTGCCCTACAAGAATGAGGCATTGTTAGGTTAGAAATTATGGATCCAAAGGTTGGCAAGACAGGACATACCAGTAACCAGGAAACATCCATATGCAATCGA
This window of the Zingiber officinale cultivar Zhangliang chromosome 3B, Zo_v1.1, whole genome shotgun sequence genome carries:
- the LOC122056377 gene encoding NADH--cytochrome b5 reductase 1-like, whose product is MDLFGSCGIEAVGIAVAVVAVAAGAAYFYLGRKSKGSLDPENFRNFKLVQKKQLSHNVAKFRFALPTPTSVLGLPIGQHISCRGKDNLGEEVIKPYTPTTLDSDIGYFELVIKMYPQGRMSHHFREMEVGDYMSVKGPKGRFKYQVGQVRAFGMIAGGSGITPMFQVTRAILENPKDKTKVQLIYANVTYEDILLKEELDGLARNYPDRFQIFYVLNQPPESWDAGVGFVSKDMIKTHCPAPAQDIQVLRCGPPPMNKAMAAHLDDLGYTKEMQFQF